From the genome of Photobacterium sp. TLY01:
GGGATCGTTTTGGGCATCTGCGGCCAGGAACACCAAACGGCCGCCTGCCCCCAACACCCCGAAGTAGTCATAAACCGATAAATCAAACCCTGCCGGCGCAATAGACAGGACGGCATCGTCGGCTGTCACCCGAAAGCGGCGATTGATGTCATCAAGGGTATTGACGGCATTGCTGTGACTGATCATGACGCCTTTTGGCTCGCCGGTTGAACCGGAAGTGAAAATCACATAGGCCAGATCATCAGCGCTCTGAATAGGTGACACAGTCTCTAAAGGCGCGTCATCCGGCAGGATATCCAGATCTACTCTTAAAAAAGGCTGATACTCTTCAGGATTGGTGTAAATCTCTGTGGTGGTCACGACCGCTTTGGCCTGACAGCGGTGCAACAATTGCAATCGTCTTTGCTGCGGTAACGCGGGATCGATCGAGACATAGGCGCCGCCTGACTGCAAAATCCCTAAAATACCAAGAATCAACTCCGGTCCTTGCGGCAAAGACACCGCAATGATATCTCCGGCTTCAATATGCGCAGATTCCCTTAGTTTCGCCGCCAGATGGGTAGATTTTGCGACCAGTTCACCATAAGTGAGGCGTTTATCCCCCTGTTCTATGGCAACCGCATCCGGACGATTTTTCGCCGCATCCAGCAAGCTGTCATGCAGCAATCTGGGGCGGATATCGACAAATGTATCATTCGCCGCACGCCGCTCTGCCTTATCTGACTCAGGTATGCTCACCACAGCACCGGTTTTCTGCCAGATGGTTTGCTCTGAGAGCGCTTCATCTGAAATCACCTGATTCAGCAAATCCAGATAAGCGTCCATCATGTCTTGTGCCAGATTGGCCGGGAATAAGCCATCCACATAATTAAAATGAATGCCCAGCCCTTGCTGTTCAAGGGTGATCTGGTTTTCCAGCCAGATCTGTGGGGTTTGATTGCTGGCATACACCTCCCTGCTGCCGGGTCCGCGCCAGTCGGGCACCCACTCTGCTAACTCAGGCGTCAATGTATTACTGAACACCACAGGCATTGAGATCGCGCGGTTTTCCTGTTTACGACTGGTCAGCTCGCGCAACACCTGAATACCATTAAATGAAGCATGCAACTTTCCCTGATAAAGCAAGGTTTGCACTTCTAACATCCGCTCTGAGAAAGTACTTTCCGCAACACAAGAGACTGGTAACAGCTGAGGCTGAAGAAAATTTCCTACCGTCTGATCAATTCCCTCTTCGTAAGGCCTGCGCCCCATTTGGGTCAGTGTCAGGGTGAAATCCTGCCGTTTTGACCACTGACGGATAACCTCGGAATAACACCCCAGCAGCAAAGCTTCCGCTGTCAGGCCATGCTTATCAGCCGCTTGTTTGAATGACACTAAGGTCTGCGTCGGTAACAGTCTGGAAAGGCGTTGAATATTGGGGTGTTCAATTTGTTGCGGGGAAATATTGAGTGGCAGTTCAGGTGCTGGGGGAAGATGATGAATACGTTCAAGCCAGTATTGCTGGTCGTTCTGGCCCTGTGCCTCCCCCTGAAGTATGCGCTCTGCGGCGACATAATCCAGGAAATCCGGTAACTTCACCGGTGTGGTATCTCCCTTCAGTTGATATTCACGCCAGATATCTTTCAGCACTAACCTGACACTGATCACATCAAGAAACATGAGATCGAAATGGCAGTGCAGCCGCCATGTGTTATCCGCTAACCGGGTGATTCGCATTTCAAATGATGGCGCTTCGTCTAGCGTCAGCCGTTGCTTTTCCATGCTTTGGCGCAATGTGGTGAGATAGGTGTCCTGATCTGAAGCTTCCCAGGCACGAATATCTTTTGATTTCATGCAATACAAACTGCAAGCCGGCACAATTTTTTGTTTGCCGCCAGCAACAGCCACAGCCCTGAGCATGGCATGCCTGCCAATGGTCTGATTTACCGCATATTTGAAACGCGCTTCATCCAGTGCGTCGACATCCAGTTCCAGATAGTAACTGCTGGATAATCCGCCGAGTTCCAGACCCGTGTTTCGCCCAATCAAATACGCATACTGAATATCCGTTAATGGCTGTTCATGGGGTTCAGATACAGCCGTCATTTGCTCGGCCAGTGGCTGATGCAAAGGCAACTGGCCACGATACAGGGCATCAAGCGATGCTTCGTCCTGGCCTGTTTGGTGTAACACCTCTCCTCCGTGTTCGAACGTCAGGCGGCCGTTTAACTTAACTATCTGTTTTTCAATGATTAGTTTGCCAACTTGATCACAGTTCATAATGGGTCATGTGTCCTTAGTTTGTCTTTCAATCATTTGCATTTAATAAAATTGTTATTATCTAAAACGCAAAAACCTGCCTACTCGTTACTATGCAACAAGTAGACAGATTACAAACTAGAAGGCGATATATTATTCGGTCAAGCGATCAATTGATTGTTTTGTATTCACCTTAGGCATATATGATCAAAGACAATATTTACAGCAACTCAAGATGTCGCTCTATAAGCAAATTGTTGCTCATTGTCACATTTATCCTGATTGCTCACTCGCTGTGCGTGCCGTTGCTTGATATCGATGCCTGGTGATCAACCAGGCCAGCAAAGCTGCCGCCACATAAACACCTGCAGCTGTGGCAAACGCCAGGCTATATCCACCGACCACATCAGAGGCAATGCCCGTAATGGCCATCAAAGAAGCCAGCCCGAATGTGGGACCTAATTCCATGGAAGTATTCATCACACCCCCTGCCAGACCGGCCTGATGCTGAGGGACATTCATGGTGGACAGCACAGCGGACCCCGAAAACATCAGCGACGTCCCCAACGTCAGAATAACAATGCCCGGCAGTAGTCCTGACACATAGGCGACCTCCTGATGAATGCCCGCGAGCAGACTTAACCCGACAGCGCCAACCACTAACCCACTGATTGTTACTTTCAACGGCCCCAACCACCCGACAATGCGACTTGCCGCCTGATTCATGATCAGTAAGGTTAAGGTGTAGGGCACAAAGGCACCTGCTGTTTCAAGCGGCGTCCAGCCTTGTTGGATCTGGAGAAACAAGGACAACAGAAAAGTGACCAGCCCCATACTGGCGGCAGCCAGAAGAATTCCCACCAGTCCCACGATACGATTCGGCTCTCCGATAAACCCTTTTGGCAGCAACGGATCACTGACACGTCGTTCAACCGCCAGAAACAGGACGATGAGGCAGAGACCCACCAGTACAGGAACGAGAACAACAGGGGTTGACCAACCCAGTTCGCCGCTGGCGATCAGCCCATAGCTACCAATAGAAATACCCAGTGTAGCCAGCAAGGCACCGAATGGATCCAGTCCAATCTTATGGCTGACCGCCTGGGCGTGCTCTTCTTTCGGTAAGACCCATTTCACGGCCATTAATCCGATCACGGCGATCAACACAGGCACAACAAACATCCAACGCCAGGAAACCCAAGTCGTTACCACGCCAGAGGCCAGAAAGCCCACGCCACCACCCAGCACGGACACTCCTCCCCAGGTTGCCATGGCTCTCATGAAAGCGCTCGGGTCCGGAAACAGTGTACGCAACACAGCCACAGCGGCGGGTGCTGTCAAAGCGGCGCCCACTCCCTGCAAAAAGCGCATCGCAACCATCATGTTGAAGTGGGTTGAAAAAGCCGCAATCGCAGAAGCCAGTCCAAAAACACACAGGCCTAGTGTGAATAATTTCAATCCGCCAAATCTGTCTGTCAACCGGCCGCCGAATAACAACAATCCGCTGAAAGGCAGCCCATATGCCGTGCTGACCAGAAGCAAATCTGAAGCCTGCAGGCCGAATTCTCGTCCAATATCCGGCAGCGGAATGCCAATCATCACGATGGTGAAAATCAGTGTCGCCTGCACCACAGCGAGCAGGGGGAAAGCAAGTTTAGATGCCGGCGACACCTGAGTACCCTGTGTCACCGGTTCATCCTGTTGTTCCTCGAGAGTCATCCCGGAATCCTTTTTATAAGTAGCCAACTAACATTGTTTGAATTTAAGAATAACATTCAATTGAATTATTGAATGTTGATTAGCATAGGATACGAATCACCTCTATGTCAACGTTAGACAGATATTAAAAATGCCTGATCCGAGCGCCAGAAAGAAAGGTTCCTCACAGATAGCAATCTGTGAGGAACCCTCGCAAAAACGCTGAACTTACTCAGAGAGCGTCGATTTTATAGCCAGCCGCTTTCCATTCGGGCACACCATCGTTTAAACGGCGGGCAGATAAGCCTTTTTCTTTCAGCGCATTCACCGCTGTAATCGATAAAGAGCAATAAGGGCCACGGCAATAAGCGACAATCTCCTGCTCTTTCGGCAGTTCTGACAATCGCGCTTCCAGCTCGCCGAGGGGAATATTGATCGCA
Proteins encoded in this window:
- a CDS encoding MFS transporter; its protein translation is MTLEEQQDEPVTQGTQVSPASKLAFPLLAVVQATLIFTIVMIGIPLPDIGREFGLQASDLLLVSTAYGLPFSGLLLFGGRLTDRFGGLKLFTLGLCVFGLASAIAAFSTHFNMMVAMRFLQGVGAALTAPAAVAVLRTLFPDPSAFMRAMATWGGVSVLGGGVGFLASGVVTTWVSWRWMFVVPVLIAVIGLMAVKWVLPKEEHAQAVSHKIGLDPFGALLATLGISIGSYGLIASGELGWSTPVVLVPVLVGLCLIVLFLAVERRVSDPLLPKGFIGEPNRIVGLVGILLAAASMGLVTFLLSLFLQIQQGWTPLETAGAFVPYTLTLLIMNQAASRIVGWLGPLKVTISGLVVGAVGLSLLAGIHQEVAYVSGLLPGIVILTLGTSLMFSGSAVLSTMNVPQHQAGLAGGVMNTSMELGPTFGLASLMAITGIASDVVGGYSLAFATAAGVYVAAALLAWLITRHRYQATARTASEQSG
- a CDS encoding AMP-binding protein, with amino-acid sequence MLHQTGQDEASLDALYRGQLPLHQPLAEQMTAVSEPHEQPLTDIQYAYLIGRNTGLELGGLSSSYYLELDVDALDEARFKYAVNQTIGRHAMLRAVAVAGGKQKIVPACSLYCMKSKDIRAWEASDQDTYLTTLRQSMEKQRLTLDEAPSFEMRITRLADNTWRLHCHFDLMFLDVISVRLVLKDIWREYQLKGDTTPVKLPDFLDYVAAERILQGEAQGQNDQQYWLERIHHLPPAPELPLNISPQQIEHPNIQRLSRLLPTQTLVSFKQAADKHGLTAEALLLGCYSEVIRQWSKRQDFTLTLTQMGRRPYEEGIDQTVGNFLQPQLLPVSCVAESTFSERMLEVQTLLYQGKLHASFNGIQVLRELTSRKQENRAISMPVVFSNTLTPELAEWVPDWRGPGSREVYASNQTPQIWLENQITLEQQGLGIHFNYVDGLFPANLAQDMMDAYLDLLNQVISDEALSEQTIWQKTGAVVSIPESDKAERRAANDTFVDIRPRLLHDSLLDAAKNRPDAVAIEQGDKRLTYGELVAKSTHLAAKLRESAHIEAGDIIAVSLPQGPELILGILGILQSGGAYVSIDPALPQQRRLQLLHRCQAKAVVTTTEIYTNPEEYQPFLRVDLDILPDDAPLETVSPIQSADDLAYVIFTSGSTGEPKGVMISHSNAVNTLDDINRRFRVTADDAVLSIAPAGFDLSVYDYFGVLGAGGRLVFLAADAQNDPKIWCETLIHHGITIWNSVPAPVKVMVDRASDLLASSKLRLILMSGDWIPVDLPDAIRNALPDAQVISLGGATEGSIWSICYPIAHVEKDWVSIPYGKPLANQRFHVLNEWLEDCPKWGIGELYM